The following proteins are encoded in a genomic region of Neorickettsia risticii str. Illinois:
- a CDS encoding ABCB family ABC transporter ATP-binding protein/permease: MLCYAVLAVEARYTIDMTTLSLIFDLLWSKSSVRLRSAFIAAFVFLCLAKIASSLVPFIYKFLFDAIEKFESVQNFSVGPVILLVFAYAGGRFLSQVLNELKEICFVLVEQNAAKTLALKTFSRLQYMGMRFHVSRKIGEVSKVMERGVKAIETFLRFVTFSIFPTFLETIFVCILVLLFYPYYYFVLLFLTLALYCIYTILITQWRTGCIREMKLAETKAAFKAVDSLINYETVKYFNNQSYEANCYSNFLKNYAELAVKNRRSLSVLNIGQALIIALGLIGINLAVILDILANAATIGDFALVNTYLLQLYIPLGNLGFAYREMRLAYLDVDLVRELLSEECDDSVQNHRPKFVFKEGVVEFKDVSFGYSDDRQILKNLSFRMERGKTLAIVGKSGAGKSTVSKLLFGFYSPSEGQVLIDGQDLSTLRPESFQRYIGIVPQDITLFNDTIFNNIAYSDPQNMKLDDVVRVANLASIHEFITHTKEQYQTVVGERGLKLSGGEKQRVAIARMLLKKDAKILVFDEASSSLDSKTESAIKESIMSAGKDCASLIIAHRLSTVVYADEIIVLSCGEAVERGTHSTLLAMKGAYYTLWQHQNRFG, translated from the coding sequence ATGTTGTGTTACGCTGTTTTGGCAGTCGAAGCGCGTTACACGATAGACATGACGACGTTATCCTTAATTTTTGACTTATTATGGAGCAAGAGTTCGGTTAGGCTGCGCTCCGCTTTTATTGCTGCGTTTGTGTTTCTCTGTTTGGCGAAGATAGCCAGCAGCCTGGTACCATTCATTTATAAATTCCTTTTTGATGCAATTGAGAAATTTGAGTCGGTACAGAATTTTTCTGTTGGACCAGTTATTTTGCTTGTCTTCGCTTATGCAGGGGGAAGGTTTCTATCTCAAGTTTTAAATGAGCTAAAGGAGATATGTTTCGTCTTAGTTGAACAAAATGCTGCTAAAACATTAGCTTTAAAAACCTTTTCCCGTCTCCAGTACATGGGGATGAGGTTCCATGTAAGCAGAAAAATAGGTGAAGTGTCTAAAGTAATGGAACGTGGTGTAAAGGCAATCGAAACATTCTTGAGATTTGTGACCTTCAGTATATTTCCAACTTTCCTTGAAACGATCTTTGTTTGTATACTCGTCCTTCTTTTCTATCCATACTACTACTTTGTGCTGCTTTTTTTGACACTGGCTCTCTACTGTATTTACACGATATTGATCACACAGTGGCGGACTGGCTGTATAAGAGAAATGAAGCTAGCTGAAACAAAGGCTGCATTCAAAGCGGTCGATAGTCTGATAAATTATGAAACTGTCAAATATTTCAATAACCAAAGCTACGAGGCTAATTGCTATTCTAACTTTCTCAAAAACTATGCAGAACTTGCAGTAAAAAACAGAAGGAGCTTGTCTGTTCTTAACATTGGCCAGGCCTTAATCATTGCTCTTGGTTTGATTGGAATAAATCTTGCGGTTATCCTTGACATCCTTGCCAATGCTGCAACGATCGGTGATTTTGCTTTAGTTAATACATACCTTTTGCAACTTTATATTCCTTTAGGAAATCTTGGTTTTGCGTATAGGGAAATGCGTCTTGCTTATCTGGATGTAGACTTGGTTAGAGAACTGTTATCAGAAGAATGCGACGATAGTGTGCAAAATCACCGGCCTAAGTTTGTATTCAAGGAGGGGGTGGTCGAGTTCAAGGATGTGAGCTTTGGATATTCGGATGATCGCCAAATTTTAAAGAATCTCTCTTTTCGCATGGAGCGTGGGAAAACTCTCGCAATAGTTGGAAAGAGTGGTGCTGGTAAGTCAACAGTATCGAAATTATTATTCGGATTTTATTCTCCATCCGAGGGGCAAGTCCTTATAGATGGTCAGGATCTTAGTACTTTGAGGCCCGAAAGTTTTCAACGATATATCGGTATTGTTCCCCAAGACATCACACTTTTTAATGATACCATCTTTAACAATATTGCATATTCCGATCCGCAGAATATGAAGTTGGATGATGTGGTCAGAGTTGCAAATCTTGCAAGTATTCACGAGTTCATCACTCATACAAAGGAACAGTATCAGACCGTTGTCGGAGAAAGGGGTCTAAAGCTTTCTGGTGGTGAGAAGCAAAGGGTTGCCATTGCACGTATGTTACTCAAAAAAGATGCAAAAATTCTCGTATTCGATGAAGCTAGCTCTTCGCTTGATAGCAAAACGGAATCCGCAATTAAAGAGAGCATCATGAGTGCTGGGAAAGATTGCGCGTCTTTGATTATCGCGCATAGATTGTCTACGGTGGTTTATGCGGATGAGATCATAGTTCTTTCTTGTGGTGAGGCGGTTGAAAGGGGGACTCATTCGACGCTTCTTGCTATGAAAGGTGCATACTACACACTATGGCAGCATCAAAATCGGTTTGGATAA
- a CDS encoding type IV secretion system protein, protein MLEQIMLEERVVQVVQVVRVVRVEQTVYKMLTEVRIRAGGVTVPNKGFALVCLLVLLCLSGCAGECISGASSSDIREGTLRVCPNPGDVGDRNCLEYMGVGEGEARDARTHWVNLGINLEKGDIFEYRLEKSEDYSLCYPPCPDNCLNENGENLCDTPSCRSVDLEFPGGKAEVDLNLLEGDEVLIGLRPALEPGLINNDICAGKDARIYPGNYQECMKRRGEPYGSLFAPGINLVISSKGALDKFKVVYSMSSGIDQSIGTVGLCKAVVFGEDLARYEKEIENLRGRVPGVILHRYCKVLIERAEQFIKKKEALVEFEGGDLVLRWLDLSLKDDNGQLSYLCGSNVGIPDLCSVTSGGYFSGRTTVSLNKFFRVSSKSYKSMELQFGSSDPDVMQSGIFRLKVSRKCDIPGFDGVNVYISDQGPNFEPSVHGEGGAFLVPDSANLIDRKGSVYMGIVDQRGDGKAGSRGYISLHYVLKRQGGTKFFSKATNSVKSKIIRILYGKTVDEYGRFSEGDDVAGAVGSVYKAVAGSTLTMAVQASVVLYILVYGLAFLFGLVRTPQVDLIILLVKLGIVAVLFSPNSWKFFNENLFQLFVEGSGQLINYFSGDMNGVDFAFLDKVLGPFSTQENWLRIFSFLFSGGLGILYFFLILVGLIQIFMAMLKIIVAYVMSIVMVAILLCLAPIFLSMIFFKRTKSIFDNWIKNLAQVAVTPVITFAAFAVLTEVGLGIIYALFDFQICPRCVIEPDLVLFKFCLLAVYLPTSYDTGGIMVAQNAGGMPIGISLVVSFIVISNAIVAFTSRAAILSSSIFGAIASDATVPAEQFMDSMKAIVGQDAQTQYQKAHMRHTKELDQEKDEPEKPPKRGR, encoded by the coding sequence GTGCTGGAACAGATAATGCTGGAGGAACGGGTGGTGCAGGTGGTGCAGGTGGTGCGGGTGGTGCGGGTTGAGCAAACAGTATACAAGATGCTGACGGAGGTCAGAATCAGAGCTGGAGGGGTTACTGTGCCCAATAAAGGTTTTGCGCTTGTTTGTTTGTTGGTTCTTCTTTGTTTATCTGGATGTGCTGGAGAGTGTATTTCCGGTGCCAGCTCTAGTGACATTAGAGAAGGTACTTTGCGAGTCTGTCCCAATCCAGGTGATGTAGGTGATAGGAATTGTCTGGAGTATATGGGTGTTGGTGAAGGAGAAGCCCGTGATGCTAGGACCCACTGGGTTAACTTGGGTATCAATCTAGAAAAGGGTGATATATTTGAATATAGACTTGAAAAATCTGAGGATTATTCACTTTGTTATCCTCCTTGTCCTGATAATTGTTTGAACGAAAATGGTGAGAATCTCTGTGATACTCCTAGTTGTAGGTCGGTGGATCTTGAGTTTCCAGGGGGCAAAGCTGAGGTTGATCTTAATCTTCTTGAAGGTGATGAGGTTCTCATAGGTTTGAGGCCCGCACTGGAACCTGGGTTGATTAATAATGATATTTGTGCAGGTAAAGATGCAAGAATCTACCCCGGAAATTATCAGGAATGTATGAAGCGTAGGGGGGAGCCCTATGGGAGTCTTTTTGCGCCGGGGATTAATCTGGTGATTAGTAGTAAAGGTGCTCTAGACAAGTTTAAGGTTGTCTACAGTATGAGTAGCGGTATAGATCAATCGATTGGCACGGTCGGTTTGTGTAAAGCTGTAGTTTTTGGAGAAGATTTAGCGCGGTATGAAAAGGAGATAGAAAATCTAAGGGGGAGAGTCCCTGGGGTTATTCTACATAGGTACTGTAAAGTACTTATAGAGAGAGCTGAACAATTTATAAAAAAAAAGGAGGCCTTGGTTGAATTTGAGGGTGGAGATCTTGTTTTGCGGTGGCTCGATCTCTCTTTGAAGGATGATAATGGGCAGCTTTCTTACTTGTGTGGAAGTAATGTGGGTATTCCGGATCTTTGTAGCGTCACAAGTGGGGGTTATTTTTCTGGTCGCACAACGGTTTCGTTAAATAAATTCTTTAGGGTTTCTTCAAAGTCCTATAAGTCAATGGAACTACAATTCGGTTCATCTGATCCGGATGTTATGCAGAGCGGTATTTTTAGACTCAAAGTGAGTAGGAAATGCGATATTCCTGGTTTTGATGGAGTGAATGTGTATATCTCTGATCAAGGGCCTAACTTTGAACCTTCAGTTCATGGTGAAGGGGGTGCCTTTTTGGTGCCAGACTCTGCCAATCTAATAGATAGAAAGGGATCTGTATACATGGGAATAGTAGATCAACGAGGAGATGGGAAGGCGGGAAGCCGGGGTTACATATCGCTACACTATGTTCTTAAGCGACAAGGCGGTACAAAATTTTTTAGCAAAGCAACCAACAGTGTAAAGAGTAAAATAATAAGGATTTTGTACGGCAAGACAGTCGATGAATATGGCAGGTTCAGCGAGGGTGACGATGTTGCTGGTGCGGTAGGGAGTGTCTATAAAGCAGTGGCAGGCAGTACGCTTACAATGGCAGTGCAAGCTTCTGTAGTACTTTACATACTTGTTTACGGTTTAGCCTTCTTGTTTGGTCTTGTTAGGACGCCTCAAGTCGATCTGATCATCCTACTTGTAAAGCTTGGCATAGTTGCAGTTCTTTTTAGTCCCAATAGCTGGAAATTTTTTAATGAGAATTTGTTTCAACTTTTTGTGGAGGGCTCTGGACAGTTGATCAATTACTTTTCTGGCGACATGAATGGCGTAGATTTTGCATTTCTTGATAAAGTACTTGGTCCTTTTAGCACACAAGAGAATTGGCTCAGAATCTTTAGTTTTTTGTTTTCTGGTGGTTTAGGGATCCTGTATTTCTTTTTGATACTTGTGGGCCTAATACAGATTTTTATGGCCATGCTTAAAATCATCGTTGCATACGTTATGTCGATTGTTATGGTGGCTATACTTCTGTGTCTTGCACCAATCTTTCTCTCCATGATTTTCTTTAAGAGGACAAAATCCATTTTTGATAACTGGATAAAAAACTTGGCACAAGTGGCCGTGACTCCTGTTATCACATTTGCTGCATTCGCAGTATTGACAGAAGTTGGCTTGGGAATAATTTACGCACTCTTCGATTTCCAGATTTGCCCGAGATGTGTGATTGAACCAGATCTTGTACTGTTCAAATTCTGCCTACTTGCCGTGTATTTACCAACCTCATACGATACGGGAGGGATAATGGTCGCACAAAATGCAGGCGGGATGCCGATAGGTATAAGTTTAGTGGTGTCGTTCATTGTGATTAGTAATGCAATTGTGGCATTCACTTCGAGAGCTGCAATTCTTTCTAGTTCAATTTTTGGTGCGATTGCATCTGATGCAACAGTTCCTGCAGAGCAATTTATGGATAGTATGAAAGCGATTGTAGGCCAAGATGCTCAAACACAGTATCAAAAAGCACATATGAGACACACTAAAGAACTCGATCAGGAGAAAGATGAGCCTGAGAAACCACCAAAACGTGGTAGATAA
- a CDS encoding VirB4 family type IV secretion/conjugal transfer ATPase, which yields MFDFSVFKNYKAKVASSEYHARNFIPYKDHLDSSTILLKDNSMLKVIRLVGYPFETADDEDVDIHKALRNQLFKSVSSGHFALSFHLIRRREGSQARAFFSNKIPNYFADYVRKRWRQKHGNKSSFVNELYITVVRRNDKKVELFNDLYRKVTRKDTKEGRIADLKIAHEELEEMTNKLLISLRNNTPHLLGLKKVGNVTYSEVLTFLSRIANCGVTQSDLVLPYSQLDEALCGCRMYFGRKSIEIVTPSRSEYAGIISLKEYGQNTSAGMLDNFLQVPYELVITQTFQFVHRQVAISKMQVQQSRMLQTQDKAISQVAEITRALDDAMSGRIAFGLHHLTILCREKTEKGLENALSLVESELTNAGVYAVREKINLEPAFWAQLPGNFDYIVRKATISTLNLAGFASQHNYPFGKMEGNHWGDAITVFDTTSGTPFYFNFHCKDVGHTLIIGPTGAGKTVLLNFLCAQSMKFRPRMFFFDKDRGAEIFIRALGGVYTVIEPRSKSYFNPLQLDDTPENRTFLTEWLKILASVNGDRFTAADIATLNDAVAGNFKLDKADRTLSNLSAFFGLEGDNSLATRLLMWYGNGSHATLFDNQEDCLDFSKASVFGFEMGHLLRDSASLAPVLQYLFHRISISLDGSPSMIVLDEAWALIDNPVFAPTIKDWLKVLRKLNTFVIFATQSVEDASKSAISDTLVQQTATQVFLPNLKATDVYRSVFMLSEREYTLIKHTDPATRFFLIKQAMSAVIARINLSGMEDIISVLSGRADTVLLLHRIMEEYGEEPVKWLPIFYEKVKELDRQ from the coding sequence ATGTTCGATTTCTCCGTTTTTAAGAACTATAAGGCCAAAGTTGCTTCCTCGGAGTATCACGCCAGAAATTTTATACCCTATAAGGATCACTTAGATTCCAGTACCATCCTCCTGAAGGATAACTCTATGCTTAAGGTTATAAGGCTGGTGGGTTATCCCTTTGAGACCGCCGATGACGAAGATGTAGACATTCATAAGGCATTAAGAAATCAGCTTTTTAAGAGTGTCTCTTCTGGTCATTTTGCTCTTAGTTTCCACTTAATCCGGAGAAGAGAAGGAAGTCAAGCTCGTGCTTTCTTTTCTAACAAGATACCTAACTATTTTGCTGACTATGTCAGGAAAAGATGGCGCCAGAAGCATGGAAATAAAAGCTCTTTTGTGAACGAGCTATACATAACAGTCGTGAGGCGTAATGACAAAAAGGTCGAGCTCTTCAACGATTTGTATAGAAAAGTAACTCGTAAGGACACAAAAGAAGGTCGTATTGCTGATTTGAAAATTGCCCACGAAGAATTGGAGGAAATGACAAACAAGCTTTTAATAAGCTTGAGGAACAATACACCGCATCTTCTTGGGTTGAAGAAAGTCGGCAATGTCACATACTCCGAAGTTCTAACTTTTCTCTCTAGAATTGCTAATTGTGGTGTGACGCAGTCGGATCTTGTTCTTCCTTACAGCCAACTAGATGAGGCTCTCTGTGGTTGCAGGATGTATTTTGGAAGGAAGTCGATAGAAATAGTTACGCCATCCAGAAGTGAGTATGCCGGGATTATAAGTCTGAAGGAATATGGGCAGAACACGTCGGCTGGAATGCTCGACAATTTTCTGCAAGTTCCATATGAACTTGTTATCACGCAGACATTTCAGTTTGTGCACAGACAGGTTGCAATCAGTAAGATGCAGGTTCAGCAGAGTCGAATGTTACAAACTCAGGATAAAGCTATTTCGCAGGTTGCTGAAATAACTAGAGCTCTCGATGATGCTATGAGTGGTCGAATTGCGTTTGGTCTGCACCATTTGACCATACTCTGTCGTGAAAAAACTGAAAAAGGGCTTGAGAACGCGCTGTCGCTAGTTGAATCTGAGCTGACAAATGCGGGTGTGTATGCTGTCCGAGAGAAGATCAATCTAGAACCTGCTTTTTGGGCGCAGTTACCCGGAAATTTTGATTATATAGTTAGAAAGGCGACAATAAGTACGCTCAATTTAGCGGGCTTTGCATCACAGCACAATTACCCATTTGGGAAGATGGAGGGTAATCACTGGGGGGATGCAATCACCGTTTTTGATACTACTTCGGGTACGCCATTTTACTTCAATTTTCATTGTAAAGATGTTGGGCACACGCTAATAATTGGCCCAACAGGTGCAGGTAAAACTGTCTTGCTCAACTTTTTATGTGCGCAAAGTATGAAGTTCAGGCCACGGATGTTCTTTTTTGATAAGGATAGGGGTGCCGAGATCTTTATTCGTGCGCTAGGCGGTGTTTACACAGTGATAGAACCAAGGAGCAAGAGTTACTTTAATCCTCTTCAACTTGACGATACACCTGAGAATAGAACCTTCTTGACAGAGTGGTTAAAGATTCTGGCCTCTGTCAATGGAGATAGGTTCACTGCGGCCGATATTGCAACACTAAATGATGCGGTGGCAGGTAATTTTAAGCTCGATAAAGCAGACAGAACTCTTAGCAATCTTTCTGCGTTTTTTGGGTTGGAAGGTGACAATAGTTTGGCTACTCGCCTATTAATGTGGTATGGGAATGGTTCGCATGCAACACTTTTTGATAATCAGGAAGATTGTCTCGATTTTTCGAAGGCTAGTGTATTTGGCTTTGAAATGGGACACCTCCTTAGAGACAGTGCGTCGCTTGCGCCTGTTTTGCAATATTTATTCCATAGAATAAGCATCTCATTGGATGGGTCTCCTTCCATGATTGTGTTAGATGAGGCTTGGGCCCTTATAGATAATCCAGTTTTTGCGCCCACAATTAAGGATTGGCTTAAAGTTCTGAGGAAGCTGAATACATTTGTTATATTCGCTACCCAAAGTGTAGAGGATGCAAGTAAGAGTGCGATAAGTGATACTCTGGTTCAGCAGACAGCAACGCAGGTTTTTTTGCCAAACCTTAAAGCAACAGATGTTTATAGATCCGTGTTTATGCTTAGCGAGCGTGAATACACTCTTATCAAACACACAGATCCAGCTACGCGGTTTTTCTTGATAAAACAGGCTATGAGTGCTGTTATAGCGCGAATAAATCTTAGTGGAATGGAAGATATTATCTCAGTCTTATCTGGACGGGCGGACACGGTACTGCTCCTGCACCGGATTATGGAAGAGTATGGTGAGGAACCAGTGAAATGGCTTCCAATTTTTTATGAAAAAGTGAAGGAGTTAGATCGGCAATGA
- a CDS encoding patatin-like phospholipase family protein — MPYKNLVFKGGGVKVLYSVGAMKALEERGVLDSIERVAGVSSGAVLALLTAIDMNVEEMRNFFLEIPFAEEVDAVCLPEETSRFFEEYGRYTGDKLLGQLRNLLEEKCGSSDITFAEMHDLGFRDLYVFATDVTNKKLVQYSWEDTPDYSVVDAVRASASYPFYFVPCRGPNGELLVDGGLLDNYPLWLFDQPQFLSDPDAKYNEETLAIHIGKCEEQQTLWSHKDLVFMMQLFNDMHADTISEKVGGLDFSQVASKANAYQDLLGYLIYIFDTGRSAQPRYHHPDFAGEISIDTNFVSSNGRVLTTFDLDLSEEVRRELMEHGRKEAHKFFEEECLLGTEFCYLMEDPSTYNLL, encoded by the coding sequence ATGCCGTATAAAAATTTGGTTTTTAAGGGTGGTGGTGTAAAGGTTCTTTACAGTGTTGGAGCTATGAAAGCGCTAGAAGAGCGTGGCGTCCTAGATTCCATAGAACGGGTTGCGGGTGTTTCGTCGGGTGCTGTGCTGGCTCTTCTTACCGCGATAGATATGAATGTAGAGGAGATGAGGAATTTTTTTCTTGAGATTCCTTTCGCAGAGGAAGTAGACGCAGTGTGTTTACCTGAAGAGACCAGCAGGTTTTTTGAAGAGTATGGCAGGTATACTGGTGATAAGTTGCTTGGGCAGTTGCGTAACCTACTAGAGGAGAAGTGCGGTAGTTCGGACATTACCTTTGCCGAAATGCATGATCTTGGATTTAGGGATCTCTATGTCTTTGCTACAGATGTTACGAACAAAAAACTTGTGCAATACTCGTGGGAGGATACGCCGGATTACAGTGTTGTAGATGCTGTAAGAGCTTCTGCTTCTTATCCGTTTTATTTTGTTCCATGTCGTGGTCCAAATGGGGAGCTTTTAGTTGATGGAGGCCTGCTGGATAATTATCCACTTTGGCTTTTCGATCAACCTCAATTCCTTTCCGATCCAGATGCGAAATACAATGAGGAAACCCTTGCTATCCACATAGGTAAATGTGAAGAGCAGCAGACCTTGTGGTCGCATAAAGATTTGGTCTTCATGATGCAGTTGTTCAACGATATGCATGCTGACACAATTTCCGAGAAAGTTGGAGGTTTAGATTTTTCTCAAGTGGCTTCTAAGGCCAATGCGTATCAAGACCTGCTTGGATATCTGATATATATTTTCGATACTGGGAGGTCTGCTCAACCTAGGTATCATCATCCTGATTTTGCCGGAGAGATTAGTATCGATACAAATTTTGTTAGTTCGAACGGTAGGGTGTTGACCACTTTTGATCTTGATCTCAGTGAAGAAGTTCGCCGTGAGCTCATGGAGCACGGAAGGAAGGAAGCGCACAAGTTTTTTGAGGAAGAATGTCTCCTTGGAACAGAATTTTGTTACCTCATGGAAGATCCTTCAACGTACAATTTGCTATAG
- a CDS encoding type IV secretion system protein encodes MKLFLRGILLLLALNLLDNNILLLKSGFFFSYAHAEEVALPKVMPGEASYPECGTDVAFALIGLIAGIVAGIMIIAGSGTIMAAVGLGLIAGAVVSAMQLVGCLWSFVRNPVLRTHTGYYKYCQDESAGAEVCSDEKMAYCDKKESNEINSNAKGCTYAWPRNRAENGKYIEICYREPFDWGYISRVGQETQLDSRESSFTAINLGVLGGENKIQSLDTLLDMKRKVSVRSIQCVTLKNMESKRIGPYVFSAEYDGSKLCGYVTFSRRAKVGCHLRDPVDPAPMCIKSKPIYDPDDLSRVLSYDNSGCFSCYISSACYGVTGLIAKAQFPMTSLVVQCIRESLRNILVSDCRDGESDGFLVIAQKKLKTAVEAVLVLAILLFGFKLLSGGVSGVQEWTMFVLKIAAIAYFTIGDGMIVYYDRLLTLSTGLADIVYSGGGKKDVCDFDSSEYNELVVTKALSAEERACFEAFVKSGHKRDFAELKKFIDSGALSCSSLKPEGGGNLSIFSKLELKNLSYMTLWDRLDCRVAFYLGSALGNPTVAGGGVATVITAGAISALGAGIYMVPVLILAFFFAGQLVIALLVLMYVILMFLIILWIVHLFILAIIALTILILFSPIFIPMILFQVTKPFFEGWLKEVMAYSLYPIVLFGFLALVFSVFDKLFFDDLTFQRVSKLDGVRSYYSYKLANPDQCKEKNADGELRSSAVLACVIQEMSLTQKPLLFGIYVTTIASDPSATNALWIKLGMMALMLFLFFHFLGILGGLAAELVGNFRADLSRHVSSPQAMARKLAAVSLNTASTLVAGGKNIGKKLGEKRSRSGNSGGQTVEGAGTDNAGGTGGAGGAGGAGGAG; translated from the coding sequence ATGAAGCTTTTTCTCAGAGGGATACTGTTACTCTTGGCACTCAACCTTTTGGACAATAATATACTACTTCTTAAAAGCGGGTTCTTCTTTTCTTATGCACATGCAGAAGAGGTTGCGCTACCAAAAGTAATGCCGGGTGAAGCATCTTACCCTGAATGTGGAACCGATGTAGCTTTTGCACTCATTGGTTTGATTGCCGGTATTGTTGCTGGAATAATGATTATTGCTGGCAGCGGTACGATCATGGCCGCTGTTGGTCTTGGATTGATAGCTGGTGCGGTAGTTTCAGCTATGCAACTGGTAGGTTGCCTTTGGTCATTTGTTAGAAACCCGGTTCTTAGAACGCATACTGGATACTACAAATACTGTCAGGATGAGAGTGCGGGAGCTGAAGTCTGCTCCGATGAGAAAATGGCCTATTGCGACAAGAAAGAGAGCAATGAAATCAATAGTAATGCGAAGGGTTGCACATATGCTTGGCCACGCAACAGAGCAGAGAACGGAAAGTACATTGAAATATGTTATAGAGAGCCTTTTGATTGGGGTTATATCTCCAGAGTAGGGCAGGAAACTCAATTGGACAGCAGGGAAAGTAGTTTCACTGCAATTAATCTTGGTGTGTTAGGTGGTGAGAACAAAATCCAAAGTTTGGACACACTTCTAGACATGAAAAGAAAGGTAAGTGTGCGCTCGATACAGTGTGTAACACTGAAAAACATGGAAAGTAAGAGAATAGGTCCTTATGTTTTTTCAGCTGAGTATGATGGATCCAAGCTTTGCGGCTATGTTACGTTTTCTAGAAGGGCGAAAGTTGGTTGTCATTTGAGGGATCCTGTCGATCCTGCGCCTATGTGCATCAAATCAAAGCCGATTTATGATCCTGACGATCTTTCCAGGGTGTTAAGTTACGATAATTCAGGTTGTTTCAGTTGTTACATAAGTAGCGCATGTTACGGTGTGACAGGTCTGATTGCTAAGGCCCAGTTCCCGATGACATCTTTGGTAGTTCAGTGTATTAGGGAATCATTGAGAAATATTTTAGTCTCAGACTGTAGAGATGGAGAAAGTGACGGTTTCTTAGTTATTGCACAGAAAAAATTAAAGACCGCCGTAGAGGCTGTACTGGTACTAGCAATTCTGCTATTTGGTTTCAAGCTGCTAAGCGGTGGTGTAAGCGGTGTACAAGAGTGGACAATGTTTGTCCTTAAAATTGCTGCGATTGCTTATTTCACGATAGGTGATGGAATGATCGTCTACTATGATAGATTGCTGACGCTCTCTACCGGTCTGGCAGATATCGTCTACAGTGGAGGAGGAAAAAAAGATGTGTGTGACTTCGACTCATCCGAGTATAATGAGCTCGTGGTTACGAAGGCCCTCTCCGCTGAGGAAAGGGCGTGTTTTGAGGCTTTTGTCAAGTCAGGTCATAAAAGAGACTTCGCTGAATTGAAGAAGTTTATTGATTCAGGTGCATTAAGTTGTTCTTCGCTGAAGCCGGAAGGCGGTGGCAACTTATCGATATTCTCAAAATTAGAATTAAAAAATCTCTCCTACATGACTCTTTGGGATAGGTTAGATTGTAGGGTGGCGTTCTACTTGGGTAGTGCTCTTGGTAATCCGACTGTTGCTGGTGGGGGTGTAGCAACAGTCATAACGGCTGGTGCGATAAGTGCGCTTGGCGCAGGGATATACATGGTACCCGTATTGATCTTGGCATTCTTTTTTGCAGGACAGCTGGTAATTGCCTTGTTGGTCCTAATGTACGTGATACTTATGTTTCTCATTATCCTGTGGATAGTTCATCTTTTTATACTGGCAATAATCGCGCTTACGATACTTATACTTTTTTCTCCAATTTTTATTCCGATGATTTTGTTTCAGGTAACGAAACCTTTCTTCGAAGGCTGGTTGAAAGAAGTGATGGCTTACTCCCTTTACCCTATAGTTCTGTTTGGATTTTTGGCTCTTGTTTTCTCTGTTTTTGATAAGCTTTTCTTTGATGACTTGACCTTCCAGCGTGTCTCCAAGTTGGATGGTGTGCGGAGTTACTACAGCTATAAGCTTGCGAATCCAGACCAGTGTAAAGAGAAAAATGCAGACGGAGAATTGAGGAGTTCTGCAGTTCTCGCATGTGTGATTCAGGAGATGTCACTTACGCAGAAGCCGTTACTTTTTGGTATTTATGTAACTACGATTGCTAGTGACCCTTCAGCCACTAATGCTTTATGGATAAAGCTGGGCATGATGGCCTTAATGCTATTTTTGTTTTTCCACTTCCTTGGTATTTTGGGTGGCTTGGCTGCGGAGCTCGTTGGTAATTTCCGAGCAGATCTTTCAAGACATGTTAGCAGTCCTCAAGCTATGGCAAGGAAGCTCGCTGCTGTTTCGCTTAATACTGCCAGCACCCTAGTTGCAGGAGGAAAGAATATAGGCAAGAAACTTGGAGAAAAACGTTCGAGATCAGGAAATTCTGGTGGCCAAACAGTTGAAGGTGCTGGAACAGATAATGCTGGAGGAACGGGTGGTGCAGGTGGTGCAGGTGGTGCGGGTGGTGCGGGTTGA
- a CDS encoding type IV secretion system protein VirB3 has protein sequence MGVGSLGLDPLFKGLTRPAMFLGVSFTFSAMNLIISLLAYILTKNLFILLFFMPTIHGIGYLICFNEPLFLELFLVRNQKCMRCKNRAYHNANSYDVF, from the coding sequence ATGGGTGTAGGTAGTTTAGGTCTTGATCCCCTCTTTAAGGGTCTTACGCGTCCGGCCATGTTCCTTGGTGTGAGTTTTACTTTTAGTGCAATGAATCTGATTATCTCGTTGCTTGCGTACATACTGACAAAAAACCTTTTTATCCTGCTCTTTTTCATGCCGACCATACACGGGATAGGGTACCTTATCTGTTTCAACGAGCCGCTCTTTTTGGAGCTTTTTCTAGTAAGGAACCAGAAGTGCATGAGATGTAAAAATCGTGCTTACCATAATGCCAACTCTTACGATGTGTTCTAA